The following are encoded in a window of Brassica oleracea var. oleracea cultivar TO1000 unplaced genomic scaffold, BOL UnpScaffold01682, whole genome shotgun sequence genomic DNA:
- the LOC106321451 gene encoding uncharacterized protein LOC106321451, producing MASSATIDSQQPLPHSPFAALRLGRSSQSIHARLLRFWDSSNFSNPNEFKGITLLFLDEKDSMINGIIHAEQANHYRRSLQEGDIYRVAHFEVGICPHVYKSTEHTFLIRFLEETTIDSIINNCPHISLQKFMVRNYEQLQILANTNLELPDVVGQIQTVKGYDLKKAEVICPLLIRLSIAPNIEVDVSLWDTAAATFKAVLNSGEKAYTVMVVTSVAPEKIGDKLYLSSTPATKCFFSPTLQAITDFTMSLRGAVTNLDDNTENATWPLSSIGDLSYFLSNPTDQEPYFVCKARIVDVLGQHGWYYVCCTQCSKEMVKSAASLRCDQCGNTNDTGVVRYRVELLVDDGNNYATFVVFDKEMLEMTNQHAATLFMNEVNVGLDDKLPQCVSGLEGQTFVFHIRVKPCNSTQNYSPFTVSAISHNIDTKDFNIKESPCVDLRCDEPSTPPPANNTLTAEVEEGERSCSRE from the exons ATGGCTTCGTCTGCTACTATCGATTCTCAACAACCTCTTCCTCACTCCCCCTTCGCTGCGCTTCGTCTGGGTAGATCTTCTCAATCTATCCATGCCCGCCTGCTCCGTTTTTGGGACTCCTCAAATTTCAGCAACCCCAATGAATTCAAGGGAATCACTTTGCTTTTCCTTGATGAGAAG GATTCTATGATCAACGGCATCATTCATGCTGAACAGGCCAATCACTACCGTCGGTCCTTACAAGAAGGTGACATCTACAGAGTTGCCCACTTTGAAGTTGGAATATGCCCACATGTGTACAAGAGTACAGAGCATACCTTCCTAATCCGATTCCTCGAAGAAACAACGATTGATTCAATCATCAACAATTGTCCTCATATCAGCCTACAAAAATTCATGGTTCGCAACTATGAACAACTCCAGATCCTTGCCAACACCAATTTAGAACTCCCTG ATGTTGTTGGTCAAATCCAAACGGTCAAAGGTTATGACCTTAAGAAAGCTGAAGTCATTTGCCCACTTCTCATACGTCTTAGCATTGCCCC GAACATCGAAGTGGACGTGTCTTTATGGGACACAGCTGCAGCAACGTTTAAGGCAGTCTTAAACTCAGGAGAGAAAGCCTACACTGTTATGGTGGTCACAAGTGTGGCCCCAGAAAAAATAGGAG ATAAGCTATACCTTAGCTCCACCCCAGCAACCAAGTGTTTTTTCAGCCCCACTCTCCAAGCCATCACAGACTTTACAATGAG CTTGAGAGGTGCAGTCACCAATTTGGACGACAACACGGAGAACGCTACCTGGCCCCTTAGCTCAATTGGAGATCTCAGCTACTTCCTCTCCAATCCTACCGACCAG GAACCTTATTTTGTCTGCAAAGCCCGGATAGTTGACGTCTTAGGCCAACATGGCTGGTACTACGTTTGTTGCACTCAGTGCAGCAAAGAAATGGTGAAATCAGCTGCCTCTCTCCGCTGTGACCAATGTGGTAACACCAATGACACCGGCGTTGTTAG GTATCGTGTTGAATTGTTGGTTGATGATGGGaataattatgcaacttttgtGGTGTTCGATAAGGAGATGCTCGAGATGACTAATCAACATGCAGCTACTCTCTTTATGAACGAG GTCAATGTTGGTCTTGACGACAAACTCCCGCAATGCGTATCAGGACTTGAAGGGcaaacttttgtttttcatatacGTGTCAAGCCATGCAACTCCACCCAGAACTACAGTCCCTTTACTGTTTCTGCTATCAGTCACAATATTGACACCAAG